From Trichomycterus rosablanca isolate fTriRos1 chromosome 18, fTriRos1.hap1, whole genome shotgun sequence, the proteins below share one genomic window:
- the smg6 gene encoding telomerase-binding protein EST1A isoform X2 — protein MESFPAVASRVLREFQALLQHSPSPLGSARMLQIITINMFTIHFAQSRAKGQGDTRSVLEEQSTSFGLAMFGHLVQRCTDLLKQTPAEPIPVEELDEGDPGAVQSMVPVSAFPSDLRELLPSVKVWSDWMLGHPEQWNPPPPGFDAGPDVWQCLAELCNSLARVYHGEAPLYKADGDGDEELRLLVLEEDRMLAGFVPLLAAPQEPCYIEPQTDAAMAADCKRVTVMKYFLEALCGQEEPLLVFKGGKYISVALSPAASQPTKDKPREQSQEDDVIVEENSLSASEGEMDAGMDGDGNEDDIRELRARRHALAHRLAQQQKRRDKIQAVLQTGGQLELEIRPFYLVPDTNAFIDHLEGLEKLLACRSYVVVVPLIVITELDGLAKGQESRDRESVEEAAHARLVQESAKAAVTFLEKGFESREPGLRALTSRGSQLESIAFRSEDTSGHKGNNDDVILSCCLHYCQDKAKDFMPAQRDGPVRLRREVVLLTDDRNLRVKALTRNVPVRDIPAFLSWANAG, from the exons ATGGAGAGCTTCCCAGCTGTGGCCAGTCGTGTTTTGCGGGAGTTCCAGGCTCTTCTCCAGCACAGTCCCTCCCCCCTGGGAAGCGCACGCATGCTCCAGATCATTACCATTAACATGTTCACCATTCACTTCGCTCAGAGCAGAG CGAAAGGACAGGGCGACACGCGGTCCGTCCTGGAGGAACAGAGTACCTCTTTCGGTTTGGCCATGTTTGGGCACCTGGTGCAGCGCTGTACTGATCTATTAAAGCAAACTCCTGCAG AGCCCATCCCCGTGGAGGAGCTCGATGAGGGTGATCCAGGAGCAGTGCAGTCCATGGTTCCAGTATCGGCCTTTCCCTCGGACCTGCGAGAGCTCCTGCCCAGTGTGAAGGTCTGGTCAGACTGGATGCTGGGCCACCCAGAGCAGTGGAACCCCCCGCCGCCCGGTTTTGA TGCCGGTCCGGACGTGTGGCAGTGCCTGGCAGAGCTGTGTAACTCCCTGGCCCGGGTCTATCACGGCGAAGCACCGCTGTACAAGGCCGACGGAGACGGGGACGAGGAGCTCCGACTGCTGGTGCTCGAGGAGGACCGGATGCTGGCGGGATTCGTCCCCCTGCTGGCGGCTCCGCAAGAGCCCTGCTATATAGAGCCGCAGACGGACGCC GCCATGGCAGCCGACTGTAAGCGAGTGACGGTGATGAAGTACTTCCTCGAGGCCCTGTGCGGTCAGGAGGAACCTCTGCTGGTATTTAAAGGTGGAAAGTACATTTCCGTCGCCCTGTCGCCCGCCGCCAGCCAGCCGACGAAGGACAAGCCTCGGGAGCAGTCCCAG GAGGATGACGTGATCGTGGAGGAGAACTCCCTGTCCGCGTCGGAGGGCGAGATGGATGCCGGAATGGACGGAGACGGAAACGAGGACGACATCCGAGAGCTGAGGGCTCGACGCCACGCTCTGGCGCACAGGCTGGCACAGCAGCAGAAACGCAGAGATAAGATACAA GCCGTGCTGCAGACTGGAGGTCAGCTGGAGCTGGAGATCAGACCCTTCTATCTCGTCCCCGACACCAACGCATTCATCGATCACCTGGAGGGACTGGAGAAGCTGCTGGCCTGCAGATCGTACGTGGTGGTGGTGCCGCTGATCG TCATCACAGAGCTGGACGGCCTGGCTAAGGGTCAGGAGAGTCGGGATCGAGAGTCCGTGGAGGAAGCGGCCCACGCTAGACTGGTGCAGGAATCCGCTAAAGCCGCCGTGACGTTCTTGGAAAAGGGTTTCGAGAGCAGAGAGCCCGGCCTGAGAGCGCTCACCAGCAGGGGGAGCCAGCTGGAGTCCATCGCCTTCCGCAGCGAGGACACGTCTGGACACAAG GGCAACAACGACGACGTGATTCTCTCCTGCTGCCTGCATTACTGTCAGGACAAGGCCAAGGACTTCATGCCCGCTCAGAGAG ACGGACCGGTCCGCCTGCGCAGGGAGGTGGTTCTGCTCACCGACGACCGGAACCTGCGCGTGAAGGCGCTGACCAGGAACGTCCCCGTCCGAGACATCCCCGCCTTCCTGAGCTGGGCCAACGCGGGCTGA
- the ovca2 gene encoding esterase OVCA2, protein MSSAAASPLRILCVHGYRQNSSSFREKTGALRKLLRKQVEFIYMNAPHQIPSSNASQVQENCTKISDEDQRGWWFSDVQAHSFDARQECESSLGLEDSLEAVRTAVKDLGPFHGILGFSQGAALVAMVCALQEQKVEPSFDFSFAVLVAGFRSACAQHQRFYENVEITLPTLHVFGQDDKVIPEQMSRDLLPIFSAAEVLTHPGGHFIPAASAHKRIYLEFLKKFQ, encoded by the exons ATGAGCTCAGCAGCTGCTTCTCCGCTCCGGATCCTCTGCGTTCATGGTTACCGACAGAACAGCAGCTCATTCCgagagaaaactggagctctgCGCAAACTGCTCAGAAAGCAAGTCGAGTTCATTTACATGAATGCTCCACATCAGATCCCCTCCAGTAATG CGTCCCAGGTGCAGGAGAACTGCACCAAAATTAGTGATGAAGATCAGAGGGGCTGGTGGTTCTCCGACGTCCAGGCCCACAGCTTCGATGCACGACAGGAGTGTGAATCCAGCCTGGGTCTGGAGGATAGTCTAGAGGCCGTCCGTACAGCAGTGAAGGATCTGGGTCCCTTCCATGGCATCCTGGGCTTTAGTCAGGGCGCCGCCCTGGTGGCCATGGTTTGTGCCCTGCAGGAGCAGAAAGTCGAGCCTTCGTTTGACTTCTCCTTCGCTGTTTTAGTAGCGGGTTTCCGAAGCGCCTGCGCTCAGCATCAGCGCTTTTATGAAAACGTGGAGATCACGTTGCCCACGCTGCACGTGTTCGGCCAGGATGACAAAGTCATTCCAGAGCAGATGAGTCGAGACCTGCTGCCCATTTTCTCTGCTGCTGAGGTTCTTACCCACCCTGGTGGGCATTTTATCCCCGCTGCGTCTGCACACAAACGGATCTACCTGGAGTTCCTGAAGAAGTTTCAGTAG
- the smg6 gene encoding telomerase-binding protein EST1A isoform X1 translates to MADELDRVRISEAELRAEAASLIKLKDLEDPVKKQRHRDGKRPDLQRYQPGAQTRRHGTDAEKSPSTNPDLKMPVGSASGSDPKLTSSGSQSVPENLNLDCESTKVSSTHQDPAGSPVEVNKPSTSGSPKLRKTRKPDREIYQPGGRRPRGCKDSGRSAEAEPVSKESVKAEDVMQCKDVHEEKAEGKDEQRKDRRKRVQGVQPSANSDRTSVEIISDEMKKLNMSSSAVESEKNKAKEGKHVKAKKTSREAPENSVAGGEDETSEKAEKIKEKGKRRSRGGRERGSNQFANTRADEEAVEKSPATNHRSRQDAQDKELQKAKHRASHQRKGNADRRRASDGTEPSRAGLASKRYSKSEIRRPRNRTYSTSSASSVNSANGRGEAERRADAGFRDGERDGGGAPKSHGVRNKRTVRNVSSTDSLDENETAGRDAGRTPRNDKSGLKTPKGNLARSGGASQGGILRVSLNKQSVEDQTKHKDPGPRGRGRGILVLPTTSSEPGPRLMSGSRGGSAQGRGRGGRGGSTRRLWDPNNPDKKPALTGSSQSLSSPLQQPLYLQHQGGYGPLYFLDTDDEAAGSPPMCQGEQFSSQHAAAMAYYKFQNSDNPYRYPLPSGAPNTPPRFTYSYPYQIPGSNGMYPSPAAQFYGAYAHGAQGYPSAGSSVSPEETEVQTRGELSKLLRMADSQELQLSNLLSREGLSRDGLDRMAQLRAELLTLYERVILTDIEFSDSQNADQSLWKNVFYQVIERFRQLLKDQDADTAPQMRPMLLTILEEGTLFFDSLLQKLQAVFQFKLEDYMDGMAIRAKPLRKTVKYALISAQRCMICQGDIARYREQASDSANYGKARSWYLKAQQIAPKNGRPYNQLALLAVYTKRKLDAVYYYMRSLAASNPILTAKESLMSLFEEAKRKAEQIERREKQNVEGGARGPRGRGPPRDDDATRVEIWIRPSGGAPHTAGRDSAQDGGLSRLSASDLNKRFILSFLHAHGKLFTKVGMESFPAVASRVLREFQALLQHSPSPLGSARMLQIITINMFTIHFAQSRAKGQGDTRSVLEEQSTSFGLAMFGHLVQRCTDLLKQTPAEPIPVEELDEGDPGAVQSMVPVSAFPSDLRELLPSVKVWSDWMLGHPEQWNPPPPGFDAGPDVWQCLAELCNSLARVYHGEAPLYKADGDGDEELRLLVLEEDRMLAGFVPLLAAPQEPCYIEPQTDAAMAADCKRVTVMKYFLEALCGQEEPLLVFKGGKYISVALSPAASQPTKDKPREQSQEDDVIVEENSLSASEGEMDAGMDGDGNEDDIRELRARRHALAHRLAQQQKRRDKIQAVLQTGGQLELEIRPFYLVPDTNAFIDHLEGLEKLLACRSYVVVVPLIVITELDGLAKGQESRDRESVEEAAHARLVQESAKAAVTFLEKGFESREPGLRALTSRGSQLESIAFRSEDTSGHKGNNDDVILSCCLHYCQDKAKDFMPAQRDGPVRLRREVVLLTDDRNLRVKALTRNVPVRDIPAFLSWANAG, encoded by the exons ATGGCGGACGAGCTGGACCGAGTGCGGATCTCAGAGGCCGAACTTCGAGCAGAAGCAGCGAGTTTAATTAAACTTAAAGATTTAGAAG ATCCAGTTAAGAAGCAGCGACACCGTGACGGGAAGAGACCAGACCTCCAGCGGTACCAGCCCGGAGCACAAACACGCAGGCACGGCACGGACGCAGAAAAATCTCCAAGCACAAATCCTGACCTCAAAATGCCTGTCGGGTCGGCATCGGGTTCTGACCCGAAACTAACCAGCAGTGGTAGCCAGTCAGTCCCAGAAAACCTTAATCTGGACTGCGAGTCCACCAAAGTATCTTCTACTCATCAAGATCCTGCAGGGTCTCCTGTCGAAGTCAACAAACCGTCCACGAGCGGCTCTCCAAAACTGAGAAAGACTCGTAAACCTGACCGTGAGATATACCAGCCGGGTGGGAGAAGACCTCGGGGGTGTAAAGACTCCGGACGAAGCGCGGAGGCAGAGCCGGTCTCCAAAGAATCGGTTAAGGCAGAAGATGTGATGCAGTGTAAGGATGTACACGAGGAGAAAGCAGAAGGAAAGGATGAGCAAAGGAAAGACAGGAGAAAACGAGTGCAGGGAGTTCAGCCTTCTGCAAATTCTGATCGGACCAGCGTCGAAATCATATCTGATGAAATGAAGAAGCTAAACATGAGCAGCTCGGCTGTAGAGTCAGAGAAAAACAAAGCAAAGGAAGGTAAACATGTTAAAGCGAAAAAAACAAGCCGAGAAGCTCCGGAGAACAGTGTGGCTGGAGGAGAGGACGAGACGAGCGAAAAAGCTGAAAAGATTAAGGAGAAAGGAAAGCGGCGATCAAGAGGAGGGAGGGAAAGAGGATCCAATCAGTTTGCAAATACGAGAGCGGACGAAGAAGCGGTAGAGAAAAGCCCGGCCACGAATCACCGCTCGCGGCAGGACGCTCAAGACAAAGAGCTCCAAAAAGCGAAGCACAGAGCGAGCCACCAGAGAAAGGGGAACGCAGACAGGCGCCGGGCGTCCGACGGAACCGAACCCAGCAGAGCGGGTCTCGCATCGAAGCGCTACTCGAAGTCGGAGATCAGACGCCCCCGGAATCGGACCTACAGCACGAGCTCGGCCAGCAGCGTCAACAGCGCGAACGGTCGCGGAGAGGCCGAGAGACGGGCCGACGCCGGGTTCAGGGACGGCGAGAGGGACGGAGGAGGCGCGCCTAAATCTCACGGGGTCAGAAACAAAAGGACGGTCAGAAACGTGTCCTCTACCGACTCTCTCGACGAGAACGAGACAGCAGGGAGAGACGCAGGCAGAACGCCAAGGAACGATAAAAGCGGTTTAAAAACACCTAAAGGAAACCTCGCTAGGTCCGGCGGAGCTTCTCAAGGAGGCATTTTAagagtttctttaaacaaaCAGTCTGTGGAGGACCAAACGAAACACAAAGATCCGGGTCCGAGAGGCCGAGGCAGGGGAATCTTAGTCCTCCCGACCACGTCCTCAGAGCCTGGACCTCGCCTCATGTCCGGAAGCAGAGGTGGATCAGCACAAGGTCGAGGAAGAGGCGGTCGAGGAGGAAGCACCAGACGTCTGTGGGATCCCAACAATCCGGATAAGAAACCCGCCCTCACAGGAAGCTCCCAGTCCCTGAGTTCACCTCTCCAGCAGCCTCTGTACCTCCAGCATCAGGGAGGGTACGGCCCGCTGTATTTCCTCGACACTGATGACGAGGCTGCGGGAAGCCCTCCCATGTGCCAGGGGGAGCAGTTCTCCAGCCAGCACGCCGCCGCCATGGCGTATTACAAATTCCAGAACTCGGACAACCCTTACCGCTACCCGTTACCGAGCGGCGCTCCCAACACACCCCCACGCTTCACCTACTCCTACCCGTATCAGATACCCGGCTCGAACGGAATGTACCCCAGTCCGGCTGCCCAGTTTTACGGAGCGTACGCTCACGGGGCTCAGGGTTACCCGTCCGCCGGCTCATCCGTCAGCCCGGAGGAGACGGAGGTGCAGACGCGGGGAGAACTGAGCAAACTCCTCAGAATGGCCGACAGCCAGGAGCTCCAGCTGAGCAACCTGCTGTCTCGGGAGGGGCTGAGCCGGGACGGACTGGACAGGATGGCACAACTGAG GGCCGAGCTCCTGACGCTGTACGAGCGAGTGATCCTAACGGACATCGAGTTCTCCGACTCCCAGAACGCGGACCAGTCGCTGTGGAAGAACGTCTTCTACCAGGTCATCGAGAGATTCCGACAGCTCCTGAAGGACCAGGATGCTGATACGGCCCCACAGATGAGGCCCATGCTTCTGACCATACTAGAGGAG ggGACGCTGTTTTTTGATTCGCTGCTGCAGAAATTACAAGCCGTGTTCCAGTTTAAGCTGGAGGACTACATGGACGGCATGGCAATACGTGCTAAACCTTTGAGGAAGACG GTGAAGTACGCCCTGATTAGCGCCCAGCGCTGTATGATCTGTCAGGGCGACATCGCGAGATACAGAGAGCAAGCCAGCGATTCGGCCAACTACGGCAAAGCGCGCAG CTGGTATCTGAAAGCTCAACAGATTGCTCCAAAAAATGGAAGACCGTACAATCAGCTCGCCCTGTTAGCAGTCTACACC AAGCGGAAGCTGGACGCTGTTTACTATTACATGCGCAGCCTGGCTGCCAGCAACCCCATCCTCACTGCCAAGGAGAGCCTGATGAGCCTGTTTGAGGAAGCAAAGCGCAAG GCCGAGCAGATCGAGCGCAGAGAGAAGCAGAACGTGGAGGGTGGCGCGCGTGGCCCACGGGGGCGCGGCCCTCCCCGGGACGACGACGCCACCCGGGTTGAAATCTGGATCCGTCCCTCCGGAGGCGCGCCTCACACGGCCGGCAGAGACTCGGCGCAGGACGGAGGACTGAGCAGACTGAGCGCGAGCGAC CTTAATAAGAGATTCATCCTGAGTTTTCTTCATGCTCATGGGAAGCTCTTCACTAAAGTGGG GATGGAGAGCTTCCCAGCTGTGGCCAGTCGTGTTTTGCGGGAGTTCCAGGCTCTTCTCCAGCACAGTCCCTCCCCCCTGGGAAGCGCACGCATGCTCCAGATCATTACCATTAACATGTTCACCATTCACTTCGCTCAGAGCAGAG CGAAAGGACAGGGCGACACGCGGTCCGTCCTGGAGGAACAGAGTACCTCTTTCGGTTTGGCCATGTTTGGGCACCTGGTGCAGCGCTGTACTGATCTATTAAAGCAAACTCCTGCAG AGCCCATCCCCGTGGAGGAGCTCGATGAGGGTGATCCAGGAGCAGTGCAGTCCATGGTTCCAGTATCGGCCTTTCCCTCGGACCTGCGAGAGCTCCTGCCCAGTGTGAAGGTCTGGTCAGACTGGATGCTGGGCCACCCAGAGCAGTGGAACCCCCCGCCGCCCGGTTTTGA TGCCGGTCCGGACGTGTGGCAGTGCCTGGCAGAGCTGTGTAACTCCCTGGCCCGGGTCTATCACGGCGAAGCACCGCTGTACAAGGCCGACGGAGACGGGGACGAGGAGCTCCGACTGCTGGTGCTCGAGGAGGACCGGATGCTGGCGGGATTCGTCCCCCTGCTGGCGGCTCCGCAAGAGCCCTGCTATATAGAGCCGCAGACGGACGCC GCCATGGCAGCCGACTGTAAGCGAGTGACGGTGATGAAGTACTTCCTCGAGGCCCTGTGCGGTCAGGAGGAACCTCTGCTGGTATTTAAAGGTGGAAAGTACATTTCCGTCGCCCTGTCGCCCGCCGCCAGCCAGCCGACGAAGGACAAGCCTCGGGAGCAGTCCCAG GAGGATGACGTGATCGTGGAGGAGAACTCCCTGTCCGCGTCGGAGGGCGAGATGGATGCCGGAATGGACGGAGACGGAAACGAGGACGACATCCGAGAGCTGAGGGCTCGACGCCACGCTCTGGCGCACAGGCTGGCACAGCAGCAGAAACGCAGAGATAAGATACAA GCCGTGCTGCAGACTGGAGGTCAGCTGGAGCTGGAGATCAGACCCTTCTATCTCGTCCCCGACACCAACGCATTCATCGATCACCTGGAGGGACTGGAGAAGCTGCTGGCCTGCAGATCGTACGTGGTGGTGGTGCCGCTGATCG TCATCACAGAGCTGGACGGCCTGGCTAAGGGTCAGGAGAGTCGGGATCGAGAGTCCGTGGAGGAAGCGGCCCACGCTAGACTGGTGCAGGAATCCGCTAAAGCCGCCGTGACGTTCTTGGAAAAGGGTTTCGAGAGCAGAGAGCCCGGCCTGAGAGCGCTCACCAGCAGGGGGAGCCAGCTGGAGTCCATCGCCTTCCGCAGCGAGGACACGTCTGGACACAAG GGCAACAACGACGACGTGATTCTCTCCTGCTGCCTGCATTACTGTCAGGACAAGGCCAAGGACTTCATGCCCGCTCAGAGAG ACGGACCGGTCCGCCTGCGCAGGGAGGTGGTTCTGCTCACCGACGACCGGAACCTGCGCGTGAAGGCGCTGACCAGGAACGTCCCCGTCCGAGACATCCCCGCCTTCCTGAGCTGGGCCAACGCGGGCTGA